A window of Calypte anna isolate BGI_N300 chromosome W, bCalAnn1_v1.p, whole genome shotgun sequence contains these coding sequences:
- the LOC103534485 gene encoding activated RNA polymerase II transcriptional coactivator p15: MPKSKELVSTSSSASDSDSEADKKAKRKKQAAPEKRVKKQKTGESSKGVASSKQSSNRDENMFQIGKMRYVSVRDFKGKVLIDIREYWMDQEGEMKPGRKGISLNPEQWNQLKEQISDIDDAVRKL; encoded by the exons ATGCCTAAGTCAAAGGAACTGGTGTCTACAAGCTCATCTGCCAGCGATTCAGATAGTGAAGCAGACAAAAAG GCAAAGCGTAAAAAGCAAGCGGCTCCGGAAAAGCgtgtaaagaaacaaaagactgGTGAAAGTTCAAAAGGTGTAGCTTCTTCTAAGCAAAGCAGTAACAGAGATGAGAATATGTTTCAG ATTGGCAAAATGAGGTATGTCAGTGTTCGTGACTTTAAAGGGAAAGTCTTAATTGATATTAGAGAATATTGGATGGATCAAGAAGGGGAAATGaagcctggcagaaaag GTATTTCTTTAAATCCAGAACAGTGGAACCAGCTGAAGGAACAGATTTCTGATATTGATGATGCAGTAAGAAAATTGTAA